From Sceloporus undulatus isolate JIND9_A2432 ecotype Alabama chromosome 6, SceUnd_v1.1, whole genome shotgun sequence, one genomic window encodes:
- the BTG4 gene encoding protein BTG4 isoform X2 produces MKDEIAVTVFFITRLVKKYNKLSKHQVEMFAAKLMTILFEKYKNHWYPDNPSKGQAYRCIRINRFQLTDPLLDQACAESNVDFYSLGLPKEMTIWVDPFHVCCRYGENNPPFTVAQFEGSEEAHAISQRIRQAVDKASDSSSNPSSDEESSVSEPKTIPTVSNPNSVYQFRME; encoded by the exons ATGAAAGACGAAATTGCAGTGACGGTGTTCTTCATCACACGCCTGGTGAAGAAGTACAACAAGCTGAGTAAGCATCAGGTGGAGATGTTTGCCGCTAAGCTGATGACTATCCTGTTTGAGAAGTACAAGAATCACTGGTACCCTGACAACCCCTCAAAAGGGCAAGCCTACAG ATGTATCCGGATCAACAGATTCCAGTTGACTGATCCCTTACTGGATCAGGCGTGTGCAGAGAGCAATGTTGATTTCTACAGCCTTGGCCTACCAAAGGAGATGACTATTTGGGTTGACCCGTTTCATGTGTGCTGCAG ATATGGGGAGAATAACCCGCCGTTCACCGTGGCTCAGTTTGAAGGGAGCGAAGAGGCTCACGCTATTTCCCAGCGCATCCGTCAGGCAGTGGATAAGGCTTCCGACTCCAGTTCTAACCCGTCCTCCGATGAGGAAAGCTCTGTCTCAGAGCCCAAGACTATTCCAACTGTTAGTAACCCCAACAGTGTCTACCAG TTCCGCATGGAGTGA
- the BTG4 gene encoding protein BTG4 isoform X1 has translation MKDEIAVTVFFITRLVKKYNKLSKHQVEMFAAKLMTILFEKYKNHWYPDNPSKGQAYRCIRINRFQLTDPLLDQACAESNVDFYSLGLPKEMTIWVDPFHVCCRYGENNPPFTVAQFEGSEEAHAISQRIRQAVDKASDSSSNPSSDEESSVSEPKTIPTVSNPNSVYQCGEPLQAWSQYTRRKAHVPDGLHQNPANSYYCQYKAYKACRPLAPFTGPRVDRYHWVNANR, from the exons ATGAAAGACGAAATTGCAGTGACGGTGTTCTTCATCACACGCCTGGTGAAGAAGTACAACAAGCTGAGTAAGCATCAGGTGGAGATGTTTGCCGCTAAGCTGATGACTATCCTGTTTGAGAAGTACAAGAATCACTGGTACCCTGACAACCCCTCAAAAGGGCAAGCCTACAG ATGTATCCGGATCAACAGATTCCAGTTGACTGATCCCTTACTGGATCAGGCGTGTGCAGAGAGCAATGTTGATTTCTACAGCCTTGGCCTACCAAAGGAGATGACTATTTGGGTTGACCCGTTTCATGTGTGCTGCAG ATATGGGGAGAATAACCCGCCGTTCACCGTGGCTCAGTTTGAAGGGAGCGAAGAGGCTCACGCTATTTCCCAGCGCATCCGTCAGGCAGTGGATAAGGCTTCCGACTCCAGTTCTAACCCGTCCTCCGATGAGGAAAGCTCTGTCTCAGAGCCCAAGACTATTCCAACTGTTAGTAACCCCAACAGTGTCTACCAG TGTGGTGAGCCATTGCAAGCCTGGTCCCAATACACTCGCCGGAAAGCCCACGTCCCAGACGGACTCCACCAGAATCCTGCCAACTCTTACTACTGTCAGTACAAGGCTTACAAAGCCTGTCGGCCGCTGGCCCCTTTCACTGGCCCACGTGTGGACAGGTACCACTGGGTTAATGCCAACCGGTAA